The genomic stretch agaagagggaagaagaatcTTGAAaacatagagaaaccttgcctcaaaagggATAAAAAGCAGAGAACCTAGTGGTGAGATAGAGGACAATATTGTGACAATATAGTAAGAACACACACTGCTTAGTGGAGACAAACATGGAAAGACTGAATATTGttcaagggctacacagagagaggatGTCTCACTTGGTAGAAAAAAAGTAACATGAGGGAGTAATTTGATGAAGAGGCCTGTGCCACTTTTCTGTAATTTCTATCCCTGTGAAGTGGTGGCCTGTCAAGTGTAAATAGTGAGTTTCAGTGTTTCATTTGCTATAAAGAGAACTTTTATCAAAATGATGAATTCAAACAAAAGCTTGTACATGTTGGGCATCTGTGTGGTAGAGGGATGTATGAAATGACCACACCGAGGGGTAGATATCTGAATGAATATCAGGTTCATATGATTTAATTTGTTCTATGTGGGCAATAAAGACAACCCCATTTTCGACTACAAAACAAACTGAATGTGGCAGAGCCTGAGAGATTTGCATGACTGGCAGGTGCTCATTACTTGTCATCATCTCGAAATCCCAACATTGGGAACTGCAGATAGAGGGTATGAGGTTCCTCTGTCTCTCTAATAGATCCTCAAATACACAGGAACAAGGAGAAGTAAAAAAGCAGACAGGTAGACAAAGGAAGTGGGAGAGAGATTTATAGGAGGGAAAAATGGATgtgtgagggggaggggaagacagagaaagaggaaaggggatgTGGAGAGACAAGAGTTAGGAAAACTGTCCTGTTGCCTGGAATTGTGGGGGCAGTTGATTTTGGAATCCAAGCTTGTACTATCAGAATGAGAGAGTTGGggtagagaatgagaaggaagtgGAATGACCCAGATGGAGGTGAAGGGAGGGACTGACTTTAGATGTGTTTAGGAGTATAGTGAATTTGATCCCACCCAGAGATATATCGAGAAAAATTAACCACTTGTCATCCTCAAAAAAGATAAGATCATCTTAAAGTCATGGTCACATGCCCGGCAGTGCAGTGGAGTTAGATATGAATCACtgcaaggaaaggaagagatcaTAGGCGAGCAGAACTCAAGTTTGAGGGTTTCCTGGGTACATGAAGCAATTGCACcttaattttacttttcagtAAATGAATCAGGGTGAGATGGTGGGCAGCATGATCAAACAATGGAGTGCATAAATAGCATGACAGTGATCATCCTAACTGGGATATATACTGAGGGATTATATTGTTTCTTggacttttattgttgttgttattgctgttgttttgttttgcacagAATTTGTCTGTGTAGTCCCAGGTATTTCTGGATTTCAATTTGATTACAGGAAAGGAGATCTTCTATGCATTGCATGTCAAATTTTGGGGTTAAAGCTAGCAACACCCACCTGAAGAGAGAACaagtcttttttgagacagattttctctttgAAACCATGTTTCCTGTACTtcacctcactatgtagacaggctggcctcaaactcacagagatctgcctgactgtGCCACCTGAGGTCTGGGATTAGAAGCATACATCATTACTGCCAGTCAAGAAACAGTCTTTTGTTAAATTTATatctttttgtttgaattagtaacaagattgttttacatgacattcccagttcccactccctcccttcctcccctacctccccccaactaacacccttcctatcacatatccttactgctctccagggagggtgaggccttccatagggggtcataagggTCTATCACAtactttgggatagagcctaggccagCCCCCGTGTGTcatggcttagggagtatccctctatgtggattgggctcccaagttccatacctatgatagggataagtactgagcgactataggaggtcctgtaaatttctgaggtttcctcactgaaacccatctTCCTGGGggctggataagtcccatgctggtattccagctatcagtctgggaaccaagagctccccgatatTCAGGTCAGGTAAAGAAATAGTCTTAATTGATAATTGAAATTCAAATGTAAAACAGCATtgttagaaattcaaagaaaattagGAAGTATGATGGCTCACTCTAAAGAACTCTAAATTAGGAGCTTGAGATTTCAGGTGAAAAGTATGATTTTGGACCAAATAATatcactcttttttttctctttaaatttccAATCTCcttgattttgtttcctttttataactaccaacctttctttttcttataaaatttggCAGTTTCAGTGGAAAAAAAGTACTCTTTGTGATGTTTTCCATCACAAAGAGATTTGGATTTGCTCCCTGAGTGAAATTTTCAAGCGTTTTAGATAATAAGATCAAATTCGTATCCtttgaattctatgaagtctaTGTTATATATGTTTGCTTTATATATCTCTATTTTGTATGGTCTTCATTAATTGTTTTACAAacacacaatagaaaaaaattcattttcttttttattgatattttatttttataattttaattacatcaattttaaattagatacaagcttctcttacatttcaatcccagttccctctctctcttctccttccctgaccacccccacccctctaTTCCATCCACTACTAACCAATGGGCCAGGATACTTGAACACAATTGAAGTAAGGGGGGattgataatatgaacaaaggagtaagaccatgatgggggaaacccacagaatcagctgatctaagctagtgagagatcactgactcaggtcagacaaatggggaatctgcataagaccaaactgtGCTCCCTCAATATAGGTGACAAGGGTGTGATTGGGACAATatctgaggccactggcagtgggtctaaGACTGACAAGATATTTTACCACTCTTAATTTAACAAATTATCATTTATATTCTTctaagttgtatttttattttcttttgtcaatgtttttggcttttgaaattatttcaagTTATGTTCATGTGCATGACTGTCTATATATCTACTATATGGGTACATTGGGAAGTGATGCAAGTAGGTGGTTTCAAGAGAACCTATTAGTACAATTAAAGATGGTAGTGTGAACCAGTTAAAGTGATGAATACTGAGCATAATACTGAGTGTAGCAGGCACTCTTAACCAAtaccttttcttcctcattttctccattttaaattatttctgtagGTATTATTTTCAGCAAAATAGCTTTGATATCAGTGTGCTGAGAGTCACTTATAGACTTGCAATAGTCTGAAGAGTCATACATTTTCCATAGAACAGCTTGACCAAAAACTTGATTAGGTGTAATCTACTCCTGGTACTTGAACTTCAATTTGATATGAGAATTGTCCACTTGGGGGTCTTAGGTCTATATATTCTATTAGCCTACCATACAGTCTGAAAGAGGACCCAATACTTTTATCTGACAGTCTTCAGCTTCTTTCCACACAACTCTCTAAGCTCCTCACCAGTTTGATCCTCCCTTTCCAAACACACTGGGCACATATCAAAATCTTTTAACTCATGATTGAAGGAATGCAAGGCCCTCTGACATACACATACTTAAGAATCAAGTGATACTAAAACTGCATGGAAAAAGTGAAGCTCATATTGACTTAAATGACAGAAACTTTggtgttgttttttgtgtgtttatattttaatcatttatcaGATTGTTGTATCTGCAGAGAGAAATATCTAATGAATATTGGTCTTTAAAGTTGAGTAATGCTACatcgtgtctgtgtgtgtgtgtgtgtgtgtgtgtgtgtgtgtgtgtgtgtttcacattcACATTAATTTATCTTTTTAGGGAAATACAGGTGTAAATCACAAGAAAAGATAGGGTAACTGTAAGATAGGCTGGATTTGGGATAGGATTTTATGAGTAAAACAGAGACATGTACTATATTTATGAAATGCTTAAATGTTTATTCACAGAGTGGCAATATAGAAATGAGTTACAAAGAAAAAGACTACCACAATGGAATAGAGTATAAATAATCAAATGAaagtacatgttttaaaaatgcacCTTAAAAATACTTGAATGAGGCCTTTCATGCATAAGTTTGTACTTCTACAAGCTGTGGAAATATGTTCTCCTTATTTACCATTctttccagcataagctttcaCCAGTGTTTTTTTTATCTCAGCCATGGGgatctctgaagtctccaaaaagaagatTGAATCCAGACTTGGCAGAGTTCACACTTATTTTAATACCTCCTTGGAAGGcgaaggcaagtggatctctgtgagtttgtggccagcctggtctccaaggtGATTTTCAGGACACCTAGGACTGTAAAACCTGTTAAAccagacacacagatagagatggagacagagacagagacagaggcatacagagagaaagaacaaattgCAAACCCCAACAATTTCACTAGGACTACAATAACACCATTAAACTGATCAATACCAATTAAAGATCAacttggactacaaactgctcagaagaAATTCAAGGAGACCAACTGAGATGATAAAACTTATATCATAAAAGAAATCTTTATGGAACATACGAATTAGTAGCTTAATCTCAACTTGTAAATATTGTCAGGGGAGAAAATAATTGTTCAGGACATATGCATTCATTTCAAAGAGAAACCAATATTCCCTTAGAAACATGCTTTGGGCAACTACTAAAAGTTTTAATCATATTGCCATATGGAGTGAGTCCTTTTGTCCTGGATACCATAAGTAGGACCACTGCTAACTACTTCCAATGTTATGAGAATGCATTGATTCACTCCTTGTCTCTCTTAATCTTGATCTGTTTTCTACACCTagtttcctgtctctactttGCATATATCTCCTCACTCATTAAGAGCTGAATATTTCCCAGTACCATCCTCTTTCTTCATATCATTATATTGAAATCATAATATTGTTCAGACTGTATAAAAATGATATAGTAATAATTCTGAACATGTGAACAACCAAATAGAATTCATGTCCCTGttgaatattaatattaattaatattaatactCCCTCATACAGTATTAATCAATTTCCTTTCAAACATTGTCTAGAGATCAGTACCCTAGATATTTCCCTAACTACATTGGTATGCCATAGTGTTGAACAGCTTGAGTCTTGTTTAAACCATGATACAGTTAACATATCGTGAGTGATGCTTCCTTGAATCTTCGAGACTTTTTATACGCTGTTCCCTGAGTCctatgtgtgtcacatgtgttGAAGCTATCACTTCTGCATCTGACTTCTACATGGCCAGAATACACATTATCAGTTCAAACCTCAGGGAAAGGGACTTAGTACAAACTCAGCATTTCTATGTGTGATGCAAAAATGTTCTTATCCCCAACTCTCTTCAGCTTCTACActgcaatacattttttttctcttatgctGTTTTCACTCCTTAGTAGCTTTCTTCATACATATACCATGACTTTCACATCTTAGGTTCAACAATGCAACCCAGGCTTAAATTTTACaacttcatgcaatggcctctctaggcctccattcagggacataCCTGACCCATATCTGTCCTTCTTGGCTTTATTCGATAACACCATTCTTCTATCCTTAATTCTAAATTACTTAACTCTAGAAAAGAAATCTGTTCTCTTACTTAGCATGGGTTCCTTGTATGCTACTATAATCTCTGCCTGAAAAAGATGCAGTCAGTGGTGCAATTTGTGCATTATATTTGTACTAGAAAATCCTAATTTTCTAATTAGATTTGAGAACATTTCTACAGGAAAAATTTCAGGTCTGGTACTCTAATCCAAGCCTAAAACCCATTACTTATGATATTAGAATGTAGGTAGAGCTATTAACATGTCTTTTCAATATTTTACTCTACCCATTTAATTGTCATTGCTGTAAGATACTGTATCACCTGTTTATGCAGGACACATCCCCTTTTTTtagatttcaaatatttaattttctttctgagtaCTACTTATTGAGTTGTACTATAGAagtcaaactaaaaataaaaaaaattccttgaAGAACATGTCCATTCCTTATTTGACATAAAACTGAGTCAGCTAAACTATTCAATTCCCATACAAAACACATGTCAAAGAACTCTTCCAGGTAGTATTTGCATACTAGTGACAACTGTATTCACCTACTTTTAACCAGTATGACTCCAGATCATCCAGAATACCAGAACACTCATTAATGCTACTACTATTTAGACAAGAAAAGAGAAGGTACAGGAAACAGGGTCATGTGTAATTTCTAAAAATCCTCAAATCCTGTTACAGGAAGTAGAAAACTAACTTTTGAGCTGTGCCGCCTATGtaaaaatggattttatttttgagacatcatcttaTTTAGCCCTGGCCACTATTCAACAACAACTCCTCCTGTGCTGGGATCAGAAGTGTATGCCATATCCAGCTGGTGAAACTCTTTTAAGGTCCAAAGATCTAATTACTGATGAAGAAGTGCTTAGCAAATACCTCAGGGCTACTTTCAGCCTTGGTCTCAGATACACTTTGCCTACTTAATCACTAAGAAACTCCTCAGAATAAGAAATACAGACTACATCACTTCATCTCTTCTACTGTTGTTGTGGCACCTCAGATTCTAAAGCTGAGTAGGAAAACCTGAGATGAAGTCATAGTTAAGAAAGGGATTAGAGAAGATCTTGTTTTGTGAAACCATGTAATATGCATTCCTTCTCATTAATGAAAAGTTTTCTGATGCTAGTAGAGTACAAGGTCCACAAGCCACATGATGGATCTTGGTTTTCAACTTGCATGCTTTCAGTGTGTACAGTGAATTCTGACTAGCCCAGCTCTAACTGCAATGATAATTCctaaataaaagcaaacctaaATTCCctatagaaagaaaatgggacCCCCGGGATCTTCCCTAAagtgtgtacataataaatttgTCCCTAATGTAAAGTCAGAGTATATAATATCCTCTGCAGCATGCTATTTTTTTAGGTTCAGAAATAAAACATCTTTTCACTAGACTTGTTTTCAGAACTCCTGATCCACCTGCCTGGACCTCACAAGTACAGGGTTACAGGTCATGCCATTATATCAGAGTTATGTTTGTTATTCCCTCATTTACCCCTCAGCTTAGGGaaagcattaaaaatattaatttatactttttatataatattcataGTTATGAACTTAAATCTTCACTTGCCTATGTCTTACGTGTTTATAAAGCACTCAGGATTGTACCTTATGTGAGTAAGACTCCTGAAAAGCATCACTCTAACACAATCTTTCTTTTTGGTAAAAATATTCTatgcacatgaataaaatatttttctttgtttgggaaTTTCCTACTCACactattttagaaaagaaatcatcTCAATAATTAAAATAGTATTACCAAAGTTTAGACAACTGAGCACCCCCTAGTGTTCAATTTCTGCAACTACTGACCTTAATTCAAAATTGGTATTAAAAACTAGTTTCTAAAAACATTTTGGtaattcctttcctcccccagtaAGTTGATGACTGCAAAACAATTCATGAAAAGAAAGTACATGTTATCAAAACTAGTATAAAATAGCCAAATAATTAAATATGCAAAGCAGATCTATTATTTTTTGCCTTTTAATAGATttctgccaggtgtggtagtacataCATATAATCtcaacacccaggaggctgagaaagaaggATCATATCGAGTATGAGGTCCACTAGAGCTATAGTGAATTCCAAGCTAACCTCAGATACAAAGTtagatctgtctcaaaatataataaaaacaaacaaacaaaaaagcagatttCAGCCTCCATTTGTATCAAAATCTCTGGGCAACTGGGATATACACAAAGACTGGACAGTCAGCAGCTATGCAAAAGGAGAGCTTAATCATAATTTTAAATGAGTACAAGGCAAATGGTTTATTCAAAACATCCATTTACTTACTGGAAGTGGTCTAAGTAGGAAAGGTAGTCTTTTTTTCTTACATGTTCTTGAGTTCTATTACATCAAATGAACAAAGTGGGCTTAACATATTAACATACCACTTAAGATATTATCAGTTTTGAAAGAATCGGATCTTAGTATCGAATCAAGTCTGCCTCAATAAATTACAATCAAGATAGTGAAAACTTTTGCTTGAGGTCTGTGCCTGGCCACATTTCAAACTTGCAGGGCAATCTTCAGGACCACAATGTAAAATGTTGAGCTCATTTTAGATATCACCAATGTCTTTATCATCATCCCCAATGTCATCAAACTGAATTTCATCATCATCTCCAGGACCAAAGGTATCCGTTTCATTGATTTTAGCATGCTCTGGAAGCTCACCATATTCCTTGAGACTTCTGGCTTCATCTGCATTGTACTTTAAGATGACAATGGCTTTGTTATCCTGGTAATCTCGGAGTCCAATGTGATGTCTTAGATATTTATCCAAACCTTTTTCCTCAATTTCCCTCTGATACGGCACAGTCTCTTTACACCATCGAAACACACTGCTTCTGATTGTCCGTTTCCCAACATTTTGATTACCTGAGTATATTCTTGCCCATCCTCTTTGAACACCAGCTCTTGCTTTTTCagattcattctctttctttccactaagtctatttttacttcattttcctttattcttgGGCACGACGGCAAGCTGGAAGAGTGTGAGACTGTCCTCCGGATGGCAGCAGGAGTGGCGGCGACACCAAAAGGCAACACAGAGAGGCAAGGGATAAGAGCTGTGCCAGAGGACGAGAAGCTTCCTCAGAAGAAGTTGGTCTCTGGCGCTTCCTAGAGCTGCCTGTGCCCATGCTCGGCAGTGACAAATGGCGTCGGGGCTGCTGGACACATCCATTTTTGATGTAGCAAATTTTCTGGTCTTATTCTATTAATTCTAGACACCCAGCTTTCATTTGTGCAATATTTTGATATGAACTCTTTCTAAATTAGCTTTTAAGTTTTGAAGTTTACTTGTTACAGATATagcacgggctggagagatgtctcagctgttaaaggctaggctcacacccaaacatatatatatatatatatatatattatataatatatatatatatatatcacaatttTCCATGTCAACATTGAATTGCAGCTAATATAATACATGTCACAGAAGTGAGGAAATTTACTTGCATTAAAATGTGCAGTAGGAATAATGAGATTATCCAGTGTGTAAAGCTCTGTGTTCCAAAGTTTGTCAATCTATTTATGATTCTTGGAAGCAAGATGAAGGTGGATTTGAAGAATCCAAAGATGTATTTTTTATGCTTGAACAGACAACAAAACACCCTGCTCATTGTACATATACAGAATATGCAAATATTACCATTCACACATaccatttacacacatacatacatgaaaatgagTCCCACATTGaagatttatatttaaaacttaaTAGATAACACAATAGCTATTTAAAGATTTATGGCAGGAGAAGAAATTTATTCAGGATACATTGAGAAAGGCAAATGTACTCAACAGGGCAAGAGAATACCTTTGAGGGAAAGTGCTAAGTTAATTATCTAATTAAACAGGAAATGTGAAATGACAGGGGAAAGAATGATGGGTGCAACGTCACATTTCTGAGATTTATGTCATGGACAAATAGGCATTCTGTCATTTTGTAGTCTCTATAATTCAAAACatcaatgaaaatataataagTGATAACAAAGACTTTGCATTACTCAATAAAAACAAGTGCATGATTGAGTGATGTGGTGCAGAATGATGGAAATCTCAAGCAGAAACCTCATTATATGGATAGATTTAAGGTAGGAACATAGATTTAATATTTGCATGAttctaattaatttaaatatcagGAGCCTCATTACATGAAGTGCTTGAGTTTGCATATTtcatataaagaataaaatggaatatAGAAAAATACACATGGTAACTTGAACAATTCAAATCCCTTTTCGACTATCATCTATTATGTCCAGTCATTATATGATAGTCAAGATTAATCAGATATGATAATCATATATAATGATTTATTGCTTTACTATATTTATTCAAGTCCTTGGAAAAGAACCAATTATTTTTCCTAagtcaatttcatttttctatgtgaTCCCAATATGTAATAAATTGAATAAACTATAGAAATGTAGGGACTATACAACacataagaatatttttaaaaggtcagCCATAGTATATGTTTTCATGAAGGTTTAAAAgttgtttctctgttttaaaacTATATTAAAGTTTACATATAATATACTTAAGTAATATTTTTcagatggaatattttatttgtttcattgatttgtcTGATTGATAGGTTAGCTTCTCCAAAAACTACTTGAATTTTAATAGATAAAGAGTTTTAttagggacctcctgaaactgagaagcttctacaaggcaaaggacacagtaagacaaaacgaccacacacagaatgggaaaagatcttcaccgatcccacatctgatagagctccaaaatatataaggagcttaagaagctagccaccaaaacaccaaacaatgaaattaaaaagtggggtgcagaactaaatagggaattctcaacagaggaatctgaaatggctgaaagacacttaagaaagtgctcaaaatccttggccatcagagaaatgcaactcaaaacaactctgagataccacctcacacctgtcagaatggctaaaatcaaaaataccaatgacaatctatgctggagaggatgtggagaaaaaggaacactcctccattgctggtgggagtgcgaacttgtaagaccactctggaaatcagtatggcggttgctcagaaaaatgggaatcagtctacctcaagatccagctattcctctcttgggtatatacccaaatagtgcatgttcatacaacaaggacatatgttcaaccatgttcatagcagcattgtttgtaatagccagaacctggaagcaacctagatgaccctcaactgaagaatggaaagagaaaatgtggtacatttatacaatagagtactactcagcagaaaaaaaaacaatggaatcttgaaattcacaggcaaatggatggaactagaagaaactatcctgagtgtggtaacccagtcacaaaaagacaaacatggtttgtactccctcatatatgaattttagacataga from Cricetulus griseus strain 17A/GY chromosome X, alternate assembly CriGri-PICRH-1.0, whole genome shotgun sequence encodes the following:
- the LOC100761040 gene encoding LOW QUALITY PROTEIN: eukaryotic translation initiation factor 1A, Y-chromosomal (The sequence of the model RefSeq protein was modified relative to this genomic sequence to represent the inferred CDS: deleted 1 base in 1 codon; substituted 1 base at 1 genomic stop codon): MDVSSSPDAICHCRAWAQAALGSARDQLLLRKLLVLWHSSYPLPLCVAFWCRRHSCCHPEDSLTLFQLAVVPKNKGKXSKNRLSGKKENESEKQELVFKEDGQEYTQVIKMLGNGQSEAVCFDGVKRLCRIRGKLRKKDNKAIVILKYNADEARSLKEYGELPEHAKINETDTFGPGDDDEIQFDDIGDDDKDIGDI